A window of the Phaseolus vulgaris cultivar G19833 chromosome 5, P. vulgaris v2.0, whole genome shotgun sequence genome harbors these coding sequences:
- the LOC137833973 gene encoding uncharacterized protein, whose product MQCVFTEDQNEIAFPEKTSINAPHAKVKTKGAVKMALPTKFMRSTKRMPSYFEHVDLLHSQEDSCSTKKSMEGHLPQILPPKSIPFFDQFPAGHHPYILDVVDVKADGHCGYRAVVAKLGMGEESWAVVQMNLLKELSEWRQEYVELFDGDERYEYLKKSLLVDHMSMAGTDKWMTIPDMEYVIANRYNAILVSLSMIQSLTIFLLRTQPPSNFTQHRIIAIGHVHGNHFVQVKLKAGCPIPPTDILWASHCYSTTQSWSTYYTSHMQVYTQIMSIRRYF is encoded by the exons ATGCAATGTGTGTTCACCGAAGATCAGAATGAGATAGCCTTTCCAGAGAAGACATCTATTAACGCACCACATGCTAAGGTGAAAACAAAAGGTGCTGTAAAGATGGCTCTTCCTACGAAATTCATGAGATCAACTAAGCGAATGCCTTCTTATTTTGAACATGTGGATTTGTTACACTCGCAAGAGGATAGTTGTTCGACTAAAAAATCTATGGAAGGACACTTACCACAAATTCTACCACCAAAATCCATTCCTTTCTTTGATCAGTTCCCTGCAGGGCATCATCCATACATTCTTGATGTTGTGGACGTTAAGGCTGATGGCCATTGTGGGTACCGTGCTGTTGTTGCCAAATTGGGCATGGGAGAGGAGTCATGGGCTGTTGTTCAAatgaatttgttaaaagaacTAAGTGAATGGAGACAAGAATATGTTGAACTGTTTGATGGTGATGAACGATATGAATACTTGAAGAAGTCACTTCTAGTTGACCACATGTCTATG GCAGGAACAGATAAGTGGATGACAATTCCAGACATGGAATACGTTATTGCTAATCGGTACAATGCTATTTTGGTTTCATTGTCCATGATACAATCATTGACTATTTTTCTATTAAGAACCCAACCTCCAAGTAACTTTACTCAACACCGAATCATTGCAATTGGGCACGTTCATGGAAATCATTTTGTCCAG GTGAAGCTGAAAGCTGGTTGTCCTATTCCACCTACAGATATATTGTGGGCATCACATTGTTATTCTACAACCCAATCTTGGTCAACATACTACACTAGCCATATGCAAGTTTACACACAAATAATGTCCATTAGACGATATTTCTAA